TTAATTAATTATTGTCATGGTGAATATTTTCCAATGTCAAAAAAACCTATTGGTCAATTTGGATTCTCTGTTGCTAAAAATCCTTTACTAATAGAAAAATATAAGCATATAAAATCTTATACAGAATATAGAGATGAAAAAAATAATAAAAAACCTAAAAAAAAGGTTAAAAGTAAAGTTAAAAAGAAAAAATAAAATACAATATAAAAGAGCAGATGGGCAGCTTATAACCCATCTGCTCTTTAATTTACAAAAGGAGTGTCGCATGTTTCAAAAATTTAAATTCGAAAAAAGTTTTATTAAAATGTTAATGGCTCTAGCCATTCCTATTATTTTACAAAGTTTGATTACCGCATCATTAAATCTTCTTGATAATATCATGGTTGGAAAGCTTGGAGAAAGTGAAATCGCTGCAGTTGGTTTATCTAATCAATTTTATATGATATTCTTCTATTCAGTAGCTGGTGTAGGAATGGGGGCATCTATTTTCATGTCTCAACTTTGGGGTAAAAAAGATGTCAAAAAAATTCATGAATTTTTAGATTTATCTCTTTTAATCTCACTTGGAGTTTCAATATTTTTTGCTGCAATTGCTTTAATTTTTCCAGCAGATATAATTCATATTTTTTTAAATGATCCAACTGTTACATCTCTAGGAGTTAGTTATTTGAGGATAGTTGCTGTGAGCTATATTCTATCATCTATAACTCTAGCTTATTCAATGGCTTTAAGAAGTACTGCTCAAACTAAACTCCCTATGTATGGAAGTATTGTTGGAATTGCTTTTAATGGTCTTTTAAATTATTTATTTATATTTGGTAAATTTGGTGCTCCTAAGATGGGAGTCGCTGGTGCTGCTTTAGGAACAACTATCTCTAGAACTATGGAACTAGGGTTTCTTTTATTCATGATTTACAATTATAATAATGTAATTGCAACAAAATTCCATGGTTTAAAAGAACTTTCTATAAAAAAATTAAAAGAATTCTTTAAAATTGCTTCTCCAGTTATCTTTAACGATATTATGTGGATTCTAGGAATTTCAACTTATTCTATTGCTTATGC
The nucleotide sequence above comes from Cetobacterium somerae ATCC BAA-474. Encoded proteins:
- a CDS encoding MATE family efflux transporter; protein product: MFQKFKFEKSFIKMLMALAIPIILQSLITASLNLLDNIMVGKLGESEIAAVGLSNQFYMIFFYSVAGVGMGASIFMSQLWGKKDVKKIHEFLDLSLLISLGVSIFFAAIALIFPADIIHIFLNDPTVTSLGVSYLRIVAVSYILSSITLAYSMALRSTAQTKLPMYGSIVGIAFNGLLNYLFIFGKFGAPKMGVAGAALGTTISRTMELGFLLFMIYNYNNVIATKFHGLKELSIKKLKEFFKIASPVIFNDIMWILGISTYSIAYAKLGVNATATMQIAITVNNMFNIFGIGIGAASAIIIGNKIGAGLKDEAYSLSIKISQFGVLLGVAIGIIFYFISPLFVGVFKITPETAKNVITVLKIMAFFIPARFYAIIQVIGTLRGGGDVVYAIATEMIGIWIIGIPMAFAAIHFIPGLSITTLYFIICLEELVKCVITYPRVMSYKWIRSLV